In a genomic window of Sinorhizobium meliloti:
- a CDS encoding LacI family DNA-binding transcriptional regulator produces MARSTIVELAKAAGVSPTTVSHAFSGRRYVDPETKARIVALADKMGYRANPRARRLRTGGAGIIALASSMPFAVAAGPARLGFLMEIAAAAAVTALSRHLALCLVPPLEPDSNLDALEVDGAIIVEPMVEDRLLDFFSARGVPVVSIGRAPGRDDIPSVDIQSTATARLMLEHLGANSRRVGLITGEQRRNSYIETEAVYAAYAAERGFSPVALRIDESGGESEAAAAAERLLRSNPDIDALCVPVDAFARGVLDAARLLDRPVPHGLRLATRYDGMRAKLAMPQLTAVNLHLDQVAEAAIDVLIAAMEGKEPQRHAIAPPLLVVRESSAA; encoded by the coding sequence ATGGCAAGATCGACGATCGTGGAATTGGCGAAGGCGGCGGGCGTATCGCCGACGACGGTTTCCCACGCCTTCAGCGGACGGCGCTATGTCGACCCCGAGACGAAAGCCAGGATTGTGGCGCTAGCGGACAAGATGGGTTACCGGGCCAATCCCCGGGCCCGCAGGCTCAGAACGGGCGGCGCGGGGATCATCGCCCTGGCATCGTCAATGCCCTTTGCGGTGGCTGCAGGCCCTGCGAGGCTGGGCTTCCTGATGGAGATCGCTGCCGCCGCTGCCGTTACGGCTCTTTCGCGGCATCTCGCCCTCTGCCTGGTGCCGCCTTTGGAGCCCGACTCCAACCTCGACGCGCTGGAAGTCGACGGCGCGATAATCGTCGAACCCATGGTCGAAGACCGGTTACTGGATTTCTTCTCTGCCCGCGGCGTACCCGTTGTCTCGATCGGGCGGGCGCCGGGGAGAGACGACATTCCGTCGGTGGATATTCAGAGCACTGCGACAGCCCGGCTGATGCTGGAGCACCTTGGCGCGAACAGTCGCCGGGTCGGCCTGATTACCGGCGAGCAGCGGCGCAATTCCTACATCGAGACCGAGGCCGTCTATGCGGCTTACGCCGCGGAGAGAGGATTTTCACCGGTTGCCTTGCGCATCGACGAAAGCGGCGGGGAATCGGAGGCTGCCGCGGCTGCCGAGAGGCTCCTGCGAAGCAATCCGGATATCGACGCTTTATGCGTGCCTGTCGACGCTTTCGCCAGGGGCGTGCTCGATGCCGCCCGGTTGCTCGACCGCCCCGTTCCGCATGGTCTACGACTGGCGACGCGATACGACGGAATGCGGGCAAAACTCGCCATGCCGCAATTGACGGCTGTCAACCTGCATCTGGATCAGGTCGCGGAAGCGGCGATCGACGTGCTGATCGCAGCGATGGAGGGCAAGGAGCCCCAACGGCACGCGATCGCCCCGCCACTGCTGGTCGTGCGGGAATCCTCGGCGGCATGA